A region of Sphingobium baderi DNA encodes the following proteins:
- the lepB gene encoding signal peptidase I: protein MNAKSETRDFLWFLAKLAVFVFVLRSFIVSPFNIPSESMQPRLLIGDYLLVAKWPYGYSRYSLPFGVPLIPGRIFASTPERGDVVVFKAPPSQKNDYIKRVIGLPGDMISVRGGTVYLNGQAIPKQKVADLVIPVTPNMIDAAAKEGSPSPCYRPKFEEAAPGGGRQCRYPQYRETLPNGKSYNVLDLVPDGAADDRDTVVVPEGHLFMMGDNRDRSADSRFPAVEGGGIGLVPEENLVGKAMISVFSTDGSANWFLPWTWFTAARWSRIGEGF from the coding sequence ATGAACGCAAAATCGGAAACGCGGGATTTCCTCTGGTTTCTCGCAAAGCTGGCGGTGTTCGTCTTTGTCCTGCGGAGCTTCATCGTTTCGCCGTTCAACATTCCGTCGGAATCCATGCAGCCGCGGCTGCTGATCGGCGACTATCTGCTGGTGGCAAAATGGCCCTATGGCTATTCGCGCTATTCCCTGCCTTTCGGTGTGCCACTGATCCCCGGCCGCATCTTCGCCTCGACGCCGGAACGGGGCGACGTGGTGGTGTTCAAGGCGCCGCCCAGCCAGAAGAATGACTATATCAAGCGCGTCATCGGCCTGCCCGGCGACATGATTTCCGTGCGCGGGGGCACCGTTTACCTGAATGGTCAGGCCATTCCCAAGCAGAAAGTGGCGGACCTGGTGATCCCCGTCACCCCGAATATGATCGATGCCGCCGCGAAGGAGGGCAGCCCCTCCCCCTGCTATCGCCCGAAGTTTGAAGAAGCCGCGCCCGGCGGCGGACGCCAGTGCCGCTATCCCCAATATCGCGAAACGCTGCCCAACGGGAAAAGCTATAATGTGCTGGACCTCGTGCCGGACGGCGCGGCGGATGACCGCGACACGGTGGTCGTGCCGGAAGGCCATCTCTTCATGATGGGCGACAATCGTGACCGTAGCGCCGACAGCCGCTTCCCGGCGGTGGAAGGTGGCGGCATCGGCCTTGTTCCGGAAGAAAATCTGGTGGGCAAGGCGATGATCTCTGTCTTTTCGACAGA